In the genome of Methylomagnum ishizawai, the window CGACCGCCACGGAAGGCGACGCCGCCAAGGCCGAGACCGCGTTCCCGGAAGAACCCCAGGTGGAAATCCGCGACCCGGAACTGGCCGAGGCCATCATCCAAATCCGCTCCAACCTGCCGGATATCGAAAACCTCACCCTCCAGGACTTGAGCCGCCCGACGGACGATATCGGCGTGGAAGAGTACGCCCTGTCCGATTTCGTGGTCGAGGACGAATACCTGTTCAAGGCGCGCGAACTCCAGGTGGGCGAATGGGTGGAATTCGACGAGGAAGGCGGGCACAAGAAGCTGCGCGGCAAGCTCTCCTGGAAAAGCCAGGTCACGTCCACCTATGTCTTCGTCAACCGCAAGGGCACGAAGGTGCTGGAAATCCCCCTGGGCGAACTGGCGCGGCGGATGGGCGCCCACCAGGCCAGGGTGATCGAGGACGCCGCCGCGCCGCTGATGGATCGCGCCTTCGGCGCCCTGATGAGCAAGCTACGCACTTCCCCCGCCCCCAAGAGCGCCTGAGCGGGACCGGCCCGCCACCCCTCCCGGCGGCGGGCCATCCCTCCTCAAAAACCGGTGCATAACACCCCAACCTTCCCGGCAATCTCGGTGGATATACGCCGATAAGCCAAACGCCACGGCGCACCCGGTCCCATAGGCCCATGAAACCCGCCCCCGGTACCCTACCACCCCTCAAAACGGGTGCATAACACCCGAATTTCCCCGGCGATCATGGTGGATATGCGCCGATAAGCCAAACGCCACGGTACGTCTAGTATTTTAGACACATCACCCTCCTCCCCAGGGAACATCTTCCCCACCGACAAGCCTTTTTTACAAAGCATCCATATTTTGGCACGGACAATGCCACCGGGTATCGCGGACGGGATGCGGATAAGCATTGCCTGACCTCCGACCCACGACACGGGTCTATGCCATCGGATATCAAGGAGACATTATGAAACACTGCTTGCCTTTCCAAGCCGGGGCCGTGCTAGCGCTGTGCCTGGCCCAGCCCGCGCTGGCCCATGTCCAATACTTGGACCTCGACGCCGCACCGTCCCTGGTCACCACCACCTTCAGCGGCGCCGCCATCACTGACCCCTGCGCCAGCTATTCCAGCGGCTGCCAAAGCGCCAACGACCTGACCGATTTCGGCTGGATCAACGGCACCCTGGCCACCCTGGGCGACAGCCATATGCTGTCGGTCAACGCCAAGTTCTGGAAATTCCACCTGAGCCAGACTTCCACCGTCACCATCACCTTCACCCAAGGGCAGGCCAAACTGGACCCGGCGTTCAGCCTGTATTCCGGGCTGTTGCCGACCGGCTCCCACGACGATACCAGCTACGACTCCCTCAACGGCACCAACACCGTGGACGCCCCGCCCGGCGGCACGCCCTGCAATCCGCATAATGGCTACCGCGACACCACCACCCATTGCGCCACCGGCGGAGTCAACTACTGGGGCCAGTTCGACGCCTTCGCCGATTGGAGCATGGCCAACAACAGCAGCACCTGGGCCAAGATCACCTACGTCACCTCGGTCAGCAACTACGGCAATTCCAACTTCAACGGCCTGACCCCGGGAATCTCCGGCATTTCGCTGCACTACACCGGCAACCAGAACACCACGGCCGACACCGGCGAGAGCGTGACGATCAGCAACCTGCCGGCCGGCGACTACACCATCGCCGGGGCGGGCGAGGTCTGCACCGCCACCCCGACCACCATCCTGGGCAGCACCTACACCAAGCTCACCCAGTACAACAACAACACCGGCATCACCTGCGCCACCGGCAGCCGCTATTACGGCACGGTCACCTACACCCACACCCCTTGATCCCATCCAAAACAATCAATAGAGGTTCCTAGGATGAAACAAAACCAATTGGTCCGCGCCCTGGCCCTGGCCGGCCTGGGCTTCGGCGGCGACGCGGCCCTGGCCCATGTCTGCAACGTCGATATCGGCTCCGGCGAACCCACGCTCTGCGGCGATAGTCCGCAATTCTCGGTCTATACCCCGACCGTGGACAAGCATGGGGCCGTCGTGCTGCCCGCCCTGCCCAATCCGTTCCCGGCGGGCTTCACCGGCGACCCCAACTGCCCCTACGGCGGCACCGACGCCAGCGGCAACGCCTGCGTCTACGGCAAAGCCGGCCTGATCAACTTCAGCGGCTATGGCTGGCTGATGGGCACCACCCCCCTCCTGGGCGATTCCCACAACCTGCACGGCGGCACCTTCTTCACCTTCACCCTGGCCGAATCCCACACCGTCCGCATCACCCTGGCCGGCGACACCTACTTCGGCAACGGGGCGGGACTCGACCCCGCCTTCTCGCTGTACGCGGGCCGCCTGCCGGACGACGCCCACGACGGCGTCGGCTACGATTCCACGGACCCGGTCGATGATAGCTGCGGCCTGCCCATCGCCTCCAAGACCGACCAAGCCCCCGGCGACCCCGGCATCCCCCAATACCTGGTCGATCCCGACACCTGCGTCGCCTCCCCCAATCCGGCGTTCACCGTCAAGGTCCAAAGGCAATACGCCAAACTCTACAGGAGGCCCAACGGTCCCTATCGCGACACCCTCAACTATATCCAGACCGGGGGCTTGGACGAGACCGACAACCCCCTCCACCTGTTCAACGGCCAGTTCAACGCCAAGGGCGGCTGGAGCATGGCCAACGAGGACGCCATCCCCGGCGACCCGAGCCAGACCATGGTCACCAATCCCGACGGCACCCGCGCCACCTATAAGCCCCTGCCCGATGGCTCGCAGGAACTGGTCTGGTCCGAACTACGCTTCATCAAGGCCAAGAACGCCCATACCGGCCCGCAGATGGAAGCGATGACCATCGCCCTACCCGCCGGCCACTACACCGTCGCGGCCTCGGGGGCCAACTGCAACGACCAAAGCATCGCCTGCGTCGCGCCACACTATGGTGGCAAGATCACCTTCAAGATCATCGAATAAGCCTGCCCGGAAACGACAAAGCCGCCCCCGCCCGGCATGGGCGGGGGCGGCTTTTCATCGCCCGCGTCAAGCCGCCGGGCGCGGTCTGAACGAATCGAGCAACAGCAGGGCGACGCCCACGGTGATGGCCGAATCGGCCACATTGAAGGCCGGGAAATGCCATTCCCCGTAAAACACATCCAGGAAATCGATCACATAGCCATAGAGGCTGCGGTCGATCAGATTGCCCAGCGCCCCGCCCAGCACCAAGGCCCAGGCGGCGGCTTCCCAAGCCTTCGATTGATCCAGCTTCGCCAGCCAATAGCAGATGAACCCACTGGCGGCGACGCCCAGGGCGATGAAGAACCAGCGCTGCCAGCCCCCCGCCTGCGCCAGGAAACTGAACGCCGCGCCCTGGTTGCGGAGATAGGTCAGTTGGAAGAACGGCAACAGTTCGATGGATTGGTAAAGCCGCATCGAGCCATCGACCAGCCACTTGGTGGCCTGGTCGAGCGCGATCACCCCGGCGGACAGCCACAGCCAACGCAGCATGGCGGCGGTCACGCGAAATGGCGGGTTTCGCCGCCACCGGCCACGTTCTCGACGCAGCGCCCGCAGATTTCCGGGTGGTCGGGATGGCTGCCGACATTGGCGCGGTGGTGCCAGCAGCGCACGCATTTGGCGTGCGGGGAGGCCACGGCCCTGAGTTCCAGCCCTTCGATTTCGGTGGGCAGGGTGTTTTCGGCACCAGCCAAGGGCGACAGCTTCACGCCGGAGGTGATGAACACGAAGCGCAGTTCCTCGCCGACCGGGGCCAGTTTTTCCAGCACGGGTTCGCTGGCGTAAAGCTCGACCTCCGCGCCCAGCGAGGAGCCGATTTCGTTGCGGACCCGCAGCACTTCCAATTCCTTGCCGACGGCTTCCCGCACCTTCAGCACGAAATCCCAGAAGCCGCGATCCAGGGCCGCGCCCTCGTCCAGCGGGAACAGGCCGGTGTACCAAGTCTCCAGGAACACCGATTCGGCACGTTCGCCCGGCAGGTAGCGCCAGATTTCATCGGCGGTGTAACTCAGGATCGGGGCCAGCCAGCGCACCAGGGCTTCGGCGATATGGAACATCGCGGTTTGCCCGGAGCGGCGCGGCAGGCCGTCCTCGGCGCAGGTGTACTGGCGGTCCTTCAGCACGTCGAGATAGAAGCTCCCGAGGTCCACCGAACAGAAATGATGCACCCGCTGATAAACCCGGTGGAACTGGTAGCTTTCGTAAGCCTCGGCGACTTCCCGCTGCAACTGGTAGGCGCGGTCCACGGCCCAGCGGTCCAGGGCCAGCATGTTTTCCGGCGCGACCACGTGCTTGGCGGGATCGAAGCCATTCAGGTTCGCCAGCAGATAGCGGGCGGTATTGCGGAGGCGGCGGTAGACATCGGCGGTGCGTTTCAAGATTTCGTCGGAAACGCTCATCTCGGCTTCGTAGTCGGTGGACGACACCCACAGCCGCAGCACGTCCGCGCCCAGGTTTTTCATCACCTGTTGGGGCGCGACCACGTTGCCCTTGGACTTGGACATCTTCTTGCCCTGCGCGTCCACCGTGAACCCATGGGTCAAGACCTGCCGGTACGGGGCGCTGCCATTGACCGCCACCGCCGCCAACAGCGAGGACTGGAACCAACCGCGGTGCTGATCGGAGCCTTCCAGGTACAAATCGGCGGGATAGCCGAGCGTGTCGTCGCGGTTCAACACGCAGTAATGGGTGACGCCGGAATCGAACCACACGTCCAGGGTGTCGGTGGTCTTGCGGTACTGGGCCGCTTCCGCGCCCAGCAATTCCGCCGGGTCGAGATCGAACCACGCCTCGATGCCGCGCTGCTCGATGCGCTGGGCGACTTGCTCGTTCAAGGCCAGGGTGTCGGGATGGAGTTCGCCGGTTTCCTTGTGGATGAACAAGGCGATGGGCACGCCCCAATTACGCTGGCGGGACACGCACCAATCCGGGCGGTTGCCGACCATGGCTTCGATGCGGGCCTGACCCCAATCGGGAATCCAGCACACCTTTTGGATTGCCTCCAAGGCCGCTTTCCGCAAGTGGTTCTTCTCCATGGCGATGAACCATTGCGGGGTGGCGCGGAAGATGACCGGAGTCTTATGCCGCCAGCAGTGCGGATAGCTGTGTTCGATACGGGCCTCGTGCAGCAAGTTGCCGTGTTCCTTCAACACCTCGATCACCCGCGGATTGGCGCTCATCACATGCTGGCCCGCGAACAAGGGCGTATTGGGCAGGAATTTGCCATCGTCGCCCACCGGATTATCCACCGGCAGGCCATAGGCTTGGCCCACCACGTAGTCTTCCTGGCCGTGGCCGGGCGCGGTGTGGACGGCCCCGGTCCCGGCATCCAGGGTGACATGGTCGCCCAGGATGATCGGCACCAGCCGCTCGTAGAACGGATGCTTGAGCTTCAAGCCTTCCAGCACCGAACCCTTGCAATAGGCCACGACCCGGTAATTCTCGATCCCGGCCCGTAGCATTACATCCTTCATCAGGGCGTCAGCCACCAAGAAACGCTCGTCCTGGTCGGGACAATCGACCACCACGTATTCCACCTCCGGCCCCAGCGCCACGCCCTGGTTGGCAGGCAGGGTCCAGGGCGTGGTGGTCCAGATCACCACCGACAGCGGCCCCGAACCCACCGCCCCCGGCACGCTATGGCAGCGCCGGATCAAATCCATCTCGTCCAGCACCCGGAACTTCACATCGATGGCCGGGGAATGCTTGTTCTCGTATTCGACCTCGGCCTCGGCCAGGGCCGAGCCACAATCGGTACACCAATGCACCGGCTTGGCCCCCTTGGTCAAATGGCCGTTGGCGCAGATGCGGCCCAAGGCGCGGACGATATCGGCCTCGAAGCGGAAATCCATGGTCAGATAGGGCTTGAACCAATCGCCGAACACCCCCAGCCGGATGAACGCCTCGCGCTGGATATCCACCTGCTCGGCGGCATAGGCCCGGCAGGCCTTGCGGAATTCGGCGGCCTCGACCTTGACCCCGGCCTTGCCGATCTTCTTTTCGACCATCAGCTCGATGGGCAGCCCGTGGCAATCCCACCCTGGCACATAGGGCGCGTCGAACCCGGCGAAACCCTTGCTCTTGACGATGATGTCCTTTAACACCTTGTTGACGGCGTGGCCGATGTGGATTTCGCCGTTGGCGTAGGGCGGGCCATCGTGCAGCACGAACTTGGGGCGGCCTTGGAAAGTCTCGCGGATGCGCTGGTACAACCCCAGACTCCGCCAGCGTTCGAGCTGCTCCGGCTCGCGTTGCGGCAGGTTGGCCTTCATGGGGAAATCGGTGGCGGGGAGGTTGAGGGTGGCTTTGTAGTCGGTGGTCATGGCTCGAAACAGGGAATGGATACTGAACGCCCGCTCCGCCCGGAAGCGGGCCAAACTCATCGGCCCTGGAAATATTCCCTGGCCGCCGTAACGTCTTTCCCGATCTGGACGCGGAGTGCCTCGATCCCGGCGAACCTGCGCTCGTCGCGGATTTTGCGGTGGAAGATCACCTCCACCAAGCGCCCGTAGATATCCTCGGAAAAATCGAACAAAAAGGTTTCCAGCAACACCCGCTGCCCACCGCCCACCGTGGGCCGGAGCCCGACGTTGGCGATACCGGGCCGGGGTGCCGCGCCAAGACCGGCCATTGTAACGGCAAACACCCCCTGCACAGGAGTATTTTTCCGCCGCATCAATAAGTTGGCGGTGGGAAAACCCAGGGTGCGGCCCAGCTTGGCCCCATGCACCACCCGCCCACAGACCAGATAAGGCCGCCCCAGCAGCCGCGCCGCCCGCTCCAAATCGCCCACGGCCAAAGCCTCGCGGATCAAGGTGCTGCTCACCCGCTCGCCCTCGACCAAGACCGAGGCCGTGTCCACCACCTCGAACCCCCGGCGCAGGCCGAATTCCCGCAGCATCGCGAAATCGCCCCGGCGGCGCTGGCCGAAGCGGAAATCATCGCCCACCACCAGATATTTCACGCCCAGCTTGCCGATGAGGATATCCTCGATGAAGGTTTCGGGCGGCAAGTCGGCCAGGGCGCGGTTGAAGCGCAGCAGCAGGACGTAATCGACCGGCAATTCGGCCAACCGGTCCAGTTTCTCGCGGAGGCGCATCAAACGCGGCGGCGCGTCCTCCGGGCTGAAATATTCCCGCGGCTGTGGCTCGAACAACACCACGCAGGTCGGCAAGCCCAAGCGCCTTCCCGCCGCCGCCAAACCCTCGACCACGGCGCGATGGCCGACATGGACGCCGTCGAAATTGCCGATGGTGGCGACGCAGCCCCGTTCGGACAGCGGCGCGGAAGCGGAACCCAGGATCAAATGCATAGGAAAACCCGTGGTATTCAGGCGGTTTCGGCCAAGAGAAGGTGGCGGGGACGCAGCCCAGAAACGGCGAGGCAAGCCAGATAGGCGGCGAATCCCAGCCCGATCCACAGCCCCAGGTGTAGCGCCCGCGCCTTCAGCGTCCATTCGGGCCAAGCATAAGCCCCGGCGGCGTGGATCAACAGCCCGGCCATGACGGCACAGGCCAACCCCACCCGCAGCAGGAACCCAGGCCAACCCGGCTCGGGCCGGTAAACCCGCTCCCGCACCAGCCGTGCCAGTAACAGCCCGGCATTGAACAGCGCCGCCAGCGCCGTGGCCAAAGCCAGGCCGGCGTGCCCCAATCCCCAAGGCGCGGCCAGCCACACCAACAGCAAGCCGGTCGCGAGATTGACGCCGACGGTGTAGACCCCGAACCGGGCCGGGGTCGCCAAATCCTGCCGGGCGCTGAACCCCGGCACCAGCACCTTGACCCCGAGGAAACCCAGCAAACCCACCGCATAGCCCATCAGGCTCAAGGCCGCCATCTCGGCATCGTGGGCGGAAAAACGCTCGTATTGGAACAAGGTATAGACCAAGGGCTGGGCCAGCAGCGCCAGCCCCAAGGCCGCGGGCAGGCCGATCAACACCATCCAGCGCAAAGCCCAATCCAGGGCGCGGGAAAAGGCTGCGGGGTCGAGGTTGGCGTGCTGTTTGGACAAATGCGGCAGGATCACCGTGCCGATGGCGACCCCGAAAATCCCCAAGGGGAATTCCACCAGCCGGTCGGAATAATAAAGCCAGGACACGCTGCCCGACACCAGGAACGAGGCGATCAAGGTATTCAGCAGCAGGTTGAGCTGCCCCACCGAAGTCCCGAACACGGCGGGAGCCATCAGCCGGGCGATGCGCCGCACGCCCGGATCGTCCCATCCCAGGCGCGGGCGCGGCAGCAATCCCAGCCGCCACAGCGCGGGCAATTGGAAGCCCAGTTGCAACCCACCCGCCAACAATACACCGAACGCCAGGGCCACGATGGGCTGCGGCAGTTGCGGCGACCACCACAGCGCCGCCGCGA includes:
- the ileS gene encoding isoleucine--tRNA ligase; amino-acid sequence: MTTDYKATLNLPATDFPMKANLPQREPEQLERWRSLGLYQRIRETFQGRPKFVLHDGPPYANGEIHIGHAVNKVLKDIIVKSKGFAGFDAPYVPGWDCHGLPIELMVEKKIGKAGVKVEAAEFRKACRAYAAEQVDIQREAFIRLGVFGDWFKPYLTMDFRFEADIVRALGRICANGHLTKGAKPVHWCTDCGSALAEAEVEYENKHSPAIDVKFRVLDEMDLIRRCHSVPGAVGSGPLSVVIWTTTPWTLPANQGVALGPEVEYVVVDCPDQDERFLVADALMKDVMLRAGIENYRVVAYCKGSVLEGLKLKHPFYERLVPIILGDHVTLDAGTGAVHTAPGHGQEDYVVGQAYGLPVDNPVGDDGKFLPNTPLFAGQHVMSANPRVIEVLKEHGNLLHEARIEHSYPHCWRHKTPVIFRATPQWFIAMEKNHLRKAALEAIQKVCWIPDWGQARIEAMVGNRPDWCVSRQRNWGVPIALFIHKETGELHPDTLALNEQVAQRIEQRGIEAWFDLDPAELLGAEAAQYRKTTDTLDVWFDSGVTHYCVLNRDDTLGYPADLYLEGSDQHRGWFQSSLLAAVAVNGSAPYRQVLTHGFTVDAQGKKMSKSKGNVVAPQQVMKNLGADVLRLWVSSTDYEAEMSVSDEILKRTADVYRRLRNTARYLLANLNGFDPAKHVVAPENMLALDRWAVDRAYQLQREVAEAYESYQFHRVYQRVHHFCSVDLGSFYLDVLKDRQYTCAEDGLPRRSGQTAMFHIAEALVRWLAPILSYTADEIWRYLPGERAESVFLETWYTGLFPLDEGAALDRGFWDFVLKVREAVGKELEVLRVRNEIGSSLGAEVELYASEPVLEKLAPVGEELRFVFITSGVKLSPLAGAENTLPTEIEGLELRAVASPHAKCVRCWHHRANVGSHPDHPEICGRCVENVAGGGETRHFA
- the ribF gene encoding bifunctional riboflavin kinase/FAD synthetase, whose protein sequence is MHLILGSASAPLSERGCVATIGNFDGVHVGHRAVVEGLAAAGRRLGLPTCVVLFEPQPREYFSPEDAPPRLMRLREKLDRLAELPVDYVLLLRFNRALADLPPETFIEDILIGKLGVKYLVVGDDFRFGQRRRGDFAMLREFGLRRGFEVVDTASVLVEGERVSSTLIREALAVGDLERAARLLGRPYLVCGRVVHGAKLGRTLGFPTANLLMRRKNTPVQGVFAVTMAGLGAAPRPGIANVGLRPTVGGGQRVLLETFLFDFSEDIYGRLVEVIFHRKIRDERRFAGIEALRVQIGKDVTAAREYFQGR
- the lspA gene encoding signal peptidase II — its product is MLRWLWLSAGVIALDQATKWLVDGSMRLYQSIELLPFFQLTYLRNQGAAFSFLAQAGGWQRWFFIALGVAASGFICYWLAKLDQSKAWEAAAWALVLGGALGNLIDRSLYGYVIDFLDVFYGEWHFPAFNVADSAITVGVALLLLDSFRPRPAA
- the murJ gene encoding murein biosynthesis integral membrane protein MurJ; translated protein: MSKHLLKSTAVVGGMTLGSRILGFIRDVVIARYFGADAGTDAFFVAFKVPNLFRRLFAEGAFSQAFVPVLADYRENRGLDATRAFLDRTAGTLALILALAVGVGTLAAPLLILLFAPGFYQNPEQYGLSVEMLRIVFPYLFFICLAAFSGGVLNTYGHFAVPAFTPVLLNLSMIAAALWWSPQLPQPIVALAFGVLLAGGLQLGFQLPALWRLGLLPRPRLGWDDPGVRRIARLMAPAVFGTSVGQLNLLLNTLIASFLVSGSVSWLYYSDRLVEFPLGIFGVAIGTVILPHLSKQHANLDPAAFSRALDWALRWMVLIGLPAALGLALLAQPLVYTLFQYERFSAHDAEMAALSLMGYAVGLLGFLGVKVLVPGFSARQDLATPARFGVYTVGVNLATGLLLVWLAAPWGLGHAGLALATALAALFNAGLLLARLVRERVYRPEPGWPGFLLRVGLACAVMAGLLIHAAGAYAWPEWTLKARALHLGLWIGLGFAAYLACLAVSGLRPRHLLLAETA